The genomic interval AAAACATCAGGCTCATTCGTTAGAACATATGTCCCTTATGTTGCGATCCGAGATAAATTAACTTTTCCAGAGGTTTCTCATATGACCAAATCAACATGCAAAACTTTCATGAAGATCTGTGATGGTGATTTGGCTCAAGCCATTAAATTTCCAacccaacacaacacaacactaacaactacaacaaaacacagacaactgaaACAACTACAGCCAGTACAGTGGATTTAGATATGATCGCCCGGAGCAACATCTTGCCGGGGATGAAGGCCCCAGGGTTTACATGGTGGTTGTGCAAGTTAACTTGTGTTTCTTGTTAAACGTGCAACAGTTAAATTAATAGTCTCCCTTCATTACAAGTGTTATGCTCTATTAGTGTATATTGTACAATAAAGGATTTGTGATGTTATGATAGTgcattataaacacacactatAAATACGATGGGGGGGGTACCATGCAACAAACTACAACAAACTACAACTCATTCGAACAAATTCATTATGCTGCTTTAGTTTCACTCTTTACATTcaagcgacacacacacacacacacacgtcgccTGTCTCCTTCCTCGCGCACGCACCCACACAGAGCGAGcctgatatttaaataaatccaaactcACCTGGCTGCAGATGTGTCTTGTACCTGGAAGGACACGTGTTCGGACCCCTCTAGCTTTTTCTTTACATAAACCAGTCTCTCCACTGCCGGGTAGAAAccatgcgtgcgtgcgtgcgtgcgcggtGCGTCTGGAGCTGGAACAGGTGCGCGCTCCGGAACAAACTCCTGGAGACGCGGAGGACTCTGTCTCCTTCCAGCTGTTCAAACATGGCGGATACAAAGAGACCCGGATTGAATATGTGCAAACTTCTAACTAACTTTAAACGAATGACCTCATTTGAAGCGTGtagcagaaaaaacacagcgCGAGCTGTCAGCGCCAGGTGGGCTCGTTAGAGTGACGTAGGGATGTGACGTCAGCCCACgtcatctgctgctgtggtggagcTGAACTCTATGAGTCATTTATAGACAtgtagatagaagatagaagtgTTGATATATATCCAGATCCATAGTTATATTGTTAAATGTCTCAATATTATGCCGTTTAAGGATTAAAGAGCTAATtgaaaggttgtggttttaaactctgctTTAAAAACTCGATCAGCAGCAAAACATTGTAAATATCCGAagtgacagctcccaaaagtgtcttgatcgccacctggtggctggctgcagtaaaggcaATAAACgttgcctcctccatgttagtggatgggacgtggaccacacaaaaaaaggtcaaagcacacgtcaaataaaaaaaacctgcagcagaCCAGTGTGTgaacatttaggctaaaatTTGGCTGGGTCATTTTCTTGGCTGTTCCGTGATGGGTCTCACACGGTTCTTGGTTGAGCTGTAGCCAAACCAGGCCTATATATGTTCACACTGTGGCAGCTTATTGGCAATTTTTGCACTCCACAGTTGTGATATTAAGCTGGATACTAGCAGGTTGTGCAGAAACTTGGCATGATTACAAATAAATCTTATTAAATGATAACATCTCCACATATTTGGACTATTAAATGTTGCTGGAGACGCAACTTTCCCCATCTGGCAACACTGCACGCTGCACATGAAGCCTGGTGTTAGTTTGGCGGTTGCAACACCTCTGCTCACGAGCTACAGTGACACCTGAATGTAAGGTAGCTGATCGATTTATTATCATACGTTGTTATCGATTTGTTACGTTATATAATTGTGTGATTGACGATGAGGAAGACGAAGACTTGGATACTGGTGGAAtgtgtcaaatcaaatcaatggCGCCAACCTGTCGTAACAATGAGGGAGTTTCTTGCCTCGACAGTGCAATCAGTCATTTCAATACCTCTGTCCTCCCCAACGCTGGACAGCAGACGTGCCATTTCATTGTTGACAGCCGACATAATTGCAACTCAGTGTCACAGCACAATAATAAGCAGTAACTAACATAAATGGGACAGGCAGACTTCCCTGCTCTTATTGTGTTTATAGAATGGAAACCATTAATTCAGCAGACTGTGCAATCATCtcacctttttcattttctctccccaCATTTCATCAACACCTTCTCGATTGTCTATGCATGAGCAAAATGATGTGAAGAAATTGTTTTAAGTGTATTCGGAAGTCAGAGCCATTTTGCTTTCCGCCCATTACCTAATATTTGCATGATATTTATTAACAAGGAAAAGATTCAGtcagaaaattactttttgggcacagacagagggacggggggcgggggggagcGATGTATCATCTCTTATCAGaaattcttttaattttctgCTATCAGTCATTGTGTGGGAGTATGaatcacttttttctttttttttttgggaacaTCTCGTTTTCAAAACACCTCGTTTTCACTGATGAGGTCTTCGTGAAAGGCACCGAGAGCCGCGGCTCATTTTAAACCACTCACCCACTTCAGAGTGAGATCGATGCTGCACACAACTACCATAATGATTTTCAGTGATGATTTTTGAGCCTTGATCTTTATGCTTCTGATAGTAAACACACCACCTCAGAATCGCCTTCACGCTCAGTTCCACTCTGCGTCTTGTTATCGCAGAGGCCCTGGGACACATGGGGTCATTACTGGTGATGCTGGTGGACTCTGGTTTGATCCAGTCactcaggaaaatgtttctctgtcttttgGGGGGTTTTGTTAGTTATACACACGTATAACGGGAAACATGGGTTAACTATCTAGATACAAATCTGTATTTGCTGAAGCTCTTTTAAAACTACATGCCAGTATTTGTTTCTGATGTATGCTTTGCAGTTTTTAATGTCATATGTTGGTactatactgtaaatacatctGTGACAGTTTTAAGGCTAAACTAGTCTGGATAAATAACccaaaagtaatttaaaatatacataacACTGGGCCTAAACCACTGATGGTTGCTAGGTAACGGGACCCACACTCATTGGGTTACAATTTGTAACCCAATGagtttaaatgtatattttaaccCTTTTCCCTTATcattaacataaaatatattaattcaaTAAGCCTACAACATTAAGTGGAAAAAACATAATCATGTGTATCATGCTGCTATGACGCTAAAAAATATTCTAATTTGATTTGTGATGATTAAACCTGTCTCTTTACAATCATACATATTTAAAGTAACACGTAAATACACACATACCCCTCCTATATTCAACTATCATTATGTATGTAACTACTTTacattaaagttaaatataagaGACTCTAATCAACTATAGCTGGAAAATAACCTTGATAACCCAGCATCACTGGATTCACTTCATCTCTGCTGCACTCCAACCTTTTGGGAGGGTTCTGATTTTAATGTGACGATAGAGGGCGCTAGTAAGCAAGGATACGGCCTCTGCAGGAATTCAGACAGTCGTCTGAGAGAGATGCAGCTGCTGAGACtggctccctctcctcctcctcctcctcctcctcctctcccactcctTCACTCACTCATTACACTCGTTTACTGTATAAtttcatagacacacacattacGCGCCGCACTGTCCCAGTGTTACAACCGCATCCCCAGACCCAGATTACAGAGAAGGAAATACGCTCCTGCAGTCACATTTAAAGCACTATTTTAATTTGACAGTTAACATGTGCAAAATACGTGTTGCAGGATCGTGATGAATCCACGCAAGCACCGCAAAAGTGCTCAGTTGCCTCCTCTTTGCTGTGTGCACTCCTTAGAAGAATGTGTGCAGAATGCCCGCCGTGCATCACAGGGATGTTTGCTCAATACTGTACccatcacacacgcacacacacgcatttggAGGGCAGCTGTGTTAGgacacacaccgcacacaggGTGCTGGGTTTGCGCAGTGGCCGCGTAAGGAAACCCAATGCTCGGATAAAGGATGGAGGGGGTGCGTAAAGGGGGGGGGATTTCTGccttttattcatctttataataaaaaatggaTCCAGAGTCTAAACAGATTCCTGGATGTTGAGTAGACACGGCAAGACGCACGGGCTGAGAGACGTCGagcccgctgctgctgctgctgctgcgccacAGAGCGCAGCCACCGGCGACCACACGCATACATGTTAGTGTTAACCACGGGGAAACCACAGCACTGCGCACACAGCCGTGCCCGTCCCGACTCCCCTGTCCTGCAGAAAGGCTGCGTGCTGTGCGCTGCCGGACAGACATTTGGAAGAGCTCTCATATCGTACGCGTAAAAGTTGCACTGTGAATGTGCCACACACGGAATCTCTTGCAGCAGCATCGCTCCACATAGCGCAGGCTGCAAAATGTAATAACACCATGTTGGCTTTTTATAAAGGGAAAATacatgaaattgttttttttattgtgcaatTCGCCACATCCAGGAGGCATAAATGTGAAGCAGCCGAACTGCGCTGTGCAAATTCCCGAGCCACGTCCCCTTTTTTTTACCGGTGGACACGACCCATATTATAAGGCAGCTTTACACCCCCACTCTTATTTCTGGTCAAAATAATGTCTGCCGGCCTCAGGACCCGGCGATCAACACTAAAGTCGGACCCTGTTTAagtgcgctgctgctgctgggtgagAAGGAACCGgagggggtggagagagagagagagagagagagagagagagagagagagagagagagagagggagcgagagagagggaggaagagggagagagagagactgcaaTATCATTTGTGGATCCCTCTCACAGTGCTGCAGATAGGGGCTGCCAACACATGCGGCGCGTCTGCAGGTGACGGAACAGGCAGAATACACTGGACGCACTGAGGAATTCAAGCaacgtttaaaaaaagaactacaacggatttacatttttctcaagtttttttgtgtatttttgtttttcgaAAAAACAACGCACccctgaatcttttttttttcgtgcATTGTGGAGTTGGCtcgcaaaaagaaaaaacaggagagagaactATACAAGCCCTGTTGGTTGCAAGTGACTCGgaggtgtgagagagacagagagagagagagcagcggtAAAGGAAGCCGGACAGGTGATTTCACATCCACGTCCTCGGAGAATCGGAGAGTTGATGAGTTTGGAAACTGCACGCGCGGGCATTTAAATGATCCTCTGACATATGTGGACATATCGTCGGCACGGAGGAATATTTGCAGCCTCACCCGCACAGGAAAAAGGAGATTACAACCACAAGCTGTGCGTAAAACGGCGCGACGTGGACCGATGACACTTTCTGGTGATGTGACATTTGGGCTTTTACGCGCATAAATCCACATAGGCCCGTTCGTGGCACCGTCCAGGGCGCACGGAGCCTCcctggtgtgcgtgtgtgtgtgagtgtgtgtgcgtgagtgtgtggtatttttttctttttcaacaccATTGCGGTTTTTCTTTTACTAACACAAGAAAAGAGCAAGCCAGTGCCGGAGgtggaagaggcagaggagagagggaagccCGTGCACTTGCTGcttttcactgcagcaggagCGATGTCGGAAGTCGTCCAGAGGATGAAGTCTTTGCGCAAACCGAGGGCTTCGCTCTGAATGAAAAACGATATTCCGGACTTTCCATCagtgattacatttctttttttaagggACATTTTTCTTCAAGCGGAACCATGAGGACTACTGGTGCAGTGGACTATTTGTACTATTGCCTGCTCATCCTGCAGCTTGTGAATCAGCCCGCCGCCAAGCAAGTGCTCCGGTACCGCTTGGCCGAGGAGGGACCCGCCGATGTCAGGGTGGGAAACGTCGCCGCCGACCTGGGCATCGTCGCCGGGTCCGGAGAGGTGACATTCACGCTGGAGTCGGGCTCCGATTTCTTCAAAATAGACAACATCACAGGTGAGCTCAGCACCAACGAGCGGCGGATAGACCgcgagaagctgcagcagtgcCAAATGATATTTGATGAGAACGAGTGTTTTATAGATTTCGAGGTGTCAGTCATCGGACCAGCCCAGAGCTGGGTCGACCTGTTTGAGGGGAAAGTCATCATATTAGACATCAACGACAACACCCCGTCTTTCCCATCCCCTGTCCTCACACTGTCTGTGGAGGAGAACAGACCCATTGGAACCCTGTATCTGCTGCCCACCGCCACAGACAGGGATTTTGGCAGAAACGGAATAGAGAGATACGAGCTCATCCAGGACAATGGCGAGAACTCGAGGCGCCTGGGCTCCAACGGGGATTCGTACTcgggggggaagaggaggttTGACGAAGGAGCGAGCAGGAGCAGCGTATTTGAACTGCAAGTTGCTGACACCACCGATGGAGAGAAGCAGCCTCAGCTCATCATTAAAGGGGCCCTCGATCGGGAGCAGAGAGACTCCTACGAGCTCACGCTGCGCGTCAGGGACGGAGGAGACCCCCCTCGCTCCTCTCAGGCCATCCTCAGGGTGATGATAACTGATGTGAACGACAACAACCCTCGGTTCGAGAAGAGCGTGTACGAGGCGGACCTGCCGGAGAACAGCTCCCCGGGGGCCCCCATCCTCCAGCTCAAGGCGGCGGATGCAGACGTGGGGGTTAACGGTCAAATAGAGTATGTGTTCGGGGCAGCCACGGAGTCGGTGAGGAGGCTGCTGAGGTTGGATGAGAGCACGGGGTGGCTGAGTGTGCTGCACCGCATTGACCGTGAAGAAGTGAGCCAACTGAGGTTCACGGTAATGGCCCGTGACCGAGGCCAGCCGCCCAAAATGGACAAGGCTACTGTGGTGTTGAACATTAGGGACGAAAACGACAACGTCCCTGCCATAGAGATACGGAAAATTGGACGCATTTTCTTAAAAGACGGTGTGGCCAATGTGGCTGAGGACGTGGTGGTGGACACACCCATTGCCTTAGTACAGGTGTCGGACCGTGACCAGGGGGAAAACGGTATAGTGACCTGCACCGTGGTAGGGGATGTGCCCTTTCAGCTCAAACCAGCCAGTGAAATGGAGGGGGAGCAGAATAAAAAGAAGTATTTCCTCCACACGTCTGCACCACTGGACTATGAGGCCACACAGGAATACAATGTGGTTATAGTGGCTGTGGACTCTGGAAGCCCCAGTCTGGCAAGTAATAACTCTGTTATCGTCAAAGTCGGGGACACTAATGACAACCCCCCTATCTTTAGCCAGAATGTGGTTGAGGTGTCATTCCTAGAAAACAATGCCCCTGGGGAGAGGGTGACAACAGTGGCAGCCATTGACGCAGATAGTGGGAAGAATGCTGAAATTGCCTATTCCCTTGACTCATCAGTAAATGGGATTTTCTCCATCGACGCAGACAGCGGAGACATCCGAGTAAACACCATTCTGGACAGAGAGCAAACGGAGCGCTACGAATTCAAAGTGATAGCCAAAGATAAGGGCGTAAACACCCTTCAGGGCTCTGCAACAGTGGTTGTCCTTGTGGCCGATAAAAATGACAACGAGCCAAAGTTCATGCAGGATGTGTTCACCTTCTATGTCAAAGAGAACCTTGAGCCAAACAGCCCCGTTGGCATGGTTACAGTCATTGATGCAGATAAAGGCCAAAATGCAGAGATGAGTCTTTTCattgaggaggaagaagagatcTTTTCTATTGAAAATGACACTGGGACTATTTTCTCCACCCTGTCTTTTGACAGAGAGCAGAAGACTACGTACACCTTCCGAGTCAAAGCTGTGGATGGCGGTGATCCCCCCAGATCCGCCACCGCCACAGTTTCACTCTTTGTCATGGATGAAAACGACAATGCACCGATGGTCACTTTCCCAATAAACAGCTCCTACACCCTTCTCCCCCCCTCCAGTAACATCGGAACAGTTGTCAGAACAGTCATAGCCACCGACACTGACACCGGCATCAATGCAGACCTGAACTACGGCATTATAGGGGGAAACCCCTTTAAGCTGTTTGAGATTAATGGCAGTTTTGGGGTTATTTCACTGGTGGGGAAGCTGGAGCTGAAGCATTATGGCCTCCACAGACTGGTGGTGCAGGTGAGCGACAGGGGGCAGCCTTCACAGACCACCACCACACTGGTTCACGTGTACGTTAATGAGACTCTTTCCAATTCTACAGTCGTGGAGGTCCAGGTGGCAAAGAGCCTGAGCACGTCTCTCAACACAAACATCGCTGGCGACCCCAACTATGATCTAAGCAAACAGCGTTTGAGCATTGTAATCGGAGTCGTTTCAGGCATCATGACAGTCATCCTCATCATTCTCGTTGTTGTCATGGCCCGTTATTGCCGTCCCAAGAATAAGAATGGCTACGAGGCCGGCAAGAAGGATCACGAGGACTTTTTTACGCCACAGCAGCACGACAAATCCAAGAAGCCCAAGAAGGATAAGAAGAAACAGAAATCTAAACAGCCGCTCTACAGCAGCATTGTCACCGTTGAGGCCTCCAAACCCAACGGGCAGCGCTACGACGGCGTCAACGAGAAGCTGTCAGACAGTCCAGGCATGGGCCGCTACCGTTCAGTCAACGGAGGGCCCGGGAGCCCAGATCTGGCCCGGCACTACAAGTCCAGTTCGCCGCTCCCCACTGTCCAGCTTCACCCGCAGTCGCCGACAGCTGGAAAAAAGCACCAGGCAGTTCAGGACCTGCCCCCTGCCAACACCTTTGTTGGCACCGGAGATAACATTTCCCTTGGATCTGACCACTGCTCTGAATACAGCAGTCAAACCATCAACAAGTACAACAAACAGGTAAGaaagaaatgtctttttctcccccccctccactaCTCTTAAAtgtcttctgtttcttcctcttaGTGTTCTCTCTACCATAATGCTTTCTGACAGGGCTAGTCTCAGTAGTCTTGTCGCCTTTATGGTGCTAATGTGTGTCAAGTTAGCGGTATTGATCTGTTGTGGTTTGGAGTGCCATTCACATGTAATATTGAAAAGGGAAGAGTGAGGTTTAGATTAGCCACGGAAGGGGTTTTGTTACCACTCGACCAAAACACGTccaacttttttcactttcatcgCGGCGTGTGTTGAGGCTGCCTTGGCAAATATGTGTCCGACTGTTCTCGACAGCTCACATAAGGGTTTGGTTTTACAGCTATTCTTTCCCAGAGGGGGAGTGTGGCAGGGGTCTGGCCACACTCTCCGCCTTAGCCATGTCAGGCCCTGCCCTGCTCCCTGTCTGTGACAAGGCTACCTTTTCTTCTCAAGtaagagggtggggggtggggggtgggggagggagagagaaataacaaaagcagaaaggagagaaaggtaGACGTAGGTTGAACGCAGCACAAACATGGCTTTGTAAGGTTGGTGAGTCAGTTTTACAGTCTTTGCCTGAGTGGGAACATCTGGCCAGGAAGTCATATTAACATTCTTCTGCACTTCAGGGTCtgcatcaattcattgacctaGCAGtgaaatctgacatttttatatCACCTCCCATATTAAGCCTCGGTTTCTTTTACTCCCTTATCTTTTTTCTTCGTATTAATGTGTTctgccctcctccacctgcctccacctgcctccccctctttctctctcatctgcTAGTCCTGTTCTGTGTAGGTGGCACAATGTGGCATTCAAATTCCAGGAAATGTGCGCTTTCATCAGATCAGTCTTTATAAAAATTcggctgctgttttttttgttttttgcacttTCAGGTGCAACAACGACTAAAAAAAGTTCATGCATAAACATGAAGTCATCTGATTTGCGTTTCCCCGGAAGCAGAACACTGTTGTTTTATGTGATTTCTATGGCGCTCTAATGAATTATTGATTCCTTCTTTTACTTGGTGTCAGCAGCTACTTCCTTTATAATCCTGgactgtttctttcttttcactttcggttttttattttcctctcgatatctttgtgttttttatattctgtCCCTGCTGTCGCCCCCACCTTCAAACTCTCCTCTGGCCCTGTGTAGTACATCCTTGAGTTCCTCGCCGTCTGCTGTCCCTCtgtcttcctttttctctcagtgtttTTCAGTCTCCACCACATCTTGCCCCTCACAATGCTGCTGTCTGCCTTTTggtttttttcctgcagtggtttcttttttaatctcctCTCTCTATATATCCCTCTCGCCTCCCTCTTGCCTATGTCTCCTCTCAAATCATTTCACtacccttcttcctctctcttccctaaCAGCTTCTAATATGGTGTATTCACTGAGCTGCTTCCCAGGGTGTGAGGAGTGCTGTTGCTTTCCGATGTCTCGTGCATAATTAAAAGGGCACTCTATTTGCTGCTGCGGCAGCAGCATGTATTGTGTGTCACTATGCTCCacttatataattatttatttactctccacattaaagctgcagtaacTTTTATGGACTGTGCATTTGTTAGAATCCAGCGTCTCAGACAAAACCCAGTCTACACTGACCATAAAGAGTATTTTCTTGTGATTTGGGGGCACTTTGTTTGAATACTTAAATTCTAATGAAATAGTAAAGAAAGTGTTTAGTGGCTGACTGGGAACTGTCGTCCGTGGTTGCTGCGTGTTGTGGCCTGTTAGGTCTTTAATATACAATAACTAGCTGATATTTAAATTGCCTTTTATATCCCATGGGCTCGGTAAATACTCGCTGTTGATTCAGTTGGGCTGAACAGAGCGTGATTTAATGGCGGCACAAGAGAGCTGATTGAAGAGAAGGTGTGTGTTCACGTGCTTCAATTATGGCATTAAACAGCAACCTCTGTAGTGGATTAAGTAGTGAAGCGGTCATGCAGCATCTAAAATATTCATGTCGTCAGGTAAGTGCCACTACAGCtaaaggcaaaataaaacactcaaGGACACTTGTGTGCCTCAGTTAAGGGAATTAAATCAGTGATAGAAAATGACGATGTGAAGGAATAGCatcaatatgttttttgtatttctgatgtTTTGAAAGTAGGTAACAGCATTTTCCTTCTTTGAGATTTAGTTGCATCATTCAGTGTATTTttagatttccttttttttatttagccaCAAATGAGGTTGAACCATGTTAAGATTTACGACACGTGCTGATAAGGGATatttgtccctgtgtgtgttcttttctcacacacacacacacatacaacatacaTGTCCGCACCCTCACTCACAATCCCTCTCCTTTTATCCTTCTGTGGGAAGAGATAGAGACAGGCACAAGAAAGACGGCCCTGTTAGCGGTACAGAGAATGGCCCCTACTGTTTCACAAGGGACTTGGGGTCgggtggaaaaagaaagacggggagggggagagagggagggagggagggagagagggagagagagaatagggCTGACTGTAATCTCTGAGGTATCAGgttctgtcttcttctctcctcacccATCTAATCTTCCAATAACTGCTCAGGCAACCTGCTCGGGCAGGTAACCAGGGAACAGAGGTTGTTTATTGGTGAAGggaggatttttcttttaagcCCCTCAGACATTTGAACAGTGATTGAGATGAATTTAGAAGATGCTGACAGATGCTGACGATCCAGTGATGTAGAGCCATGACCAACTGTATTGTCATGTTTATTTCCCCGTTGGTCATCACAGTGTAAAGCAGCTATTAGACAACTCCTCTCATCCCCTAAAGGAGACTTTATTCCACCCACAGTGTAAGAAGTGCTACAGCGTCCTGGCAGCAGTCAGACTTTAAAAACAGTATCGCACTAttacactgttgttgttgtttttgtcaccaTCACCCACTATTTAAAACATCACAACTACTTAGTACACACAACACCTCAGGCATTTTATCTTAATGATTCATCTCCAAATCAAATTCGGCTGAAAAGGGCTTGAACACGGGGGTCTGCTGACCTGACATCACCTCTGTCTCTTGCTTAATTCATTGCAACTTgtgttattcatattttttaccttttttttttagatatattAATCTTGGTTTATCTGCTTTTAACATACCTGTGTCCACTGTTTGCATCTGAAGGCTGATGAGTAGTGTATGCACTTAACAGAACACTTAACATTATTACTTTTGGCAGGAGCTTCTGTTCCATCCAGTGCCAGAAAAATAAACGCCGTCCGACCATGATGTAGCGA from Hippoglossus stenolepis isolate QCI-W04-F060 chromosome 23, HSTE1.2, whole genome shotgun sequence carries:
- the pcdh7b gene encoding protocadherin-7b isoform X5, producing the protein MRTTGAVDYLYYCLLILQLVNQPAAKQVLRYRLAEEGPADVRVGNVAADLGIVAGSGEVTFTLESGSDFFKIDNITGELSTNERRIDREKLQQCQMIFDENECFIDFEVSVIGPAQSWVDLFEGKVIILDINDNTPSFPSPVLTLSVEENRPIGTLYLLPTATDRDFGRNGIERYELIQDNGENSRRLGSNGDSYSGGKRRFDEGASRSSVFELQVADTTDGEKQPQLIIKGALDREQRDSYELTLRVRDGGDPPRSSQAILRVMITDVNDNNPRFEKSVYEADLPENSSPGAPILQLKAADADVGVNGQIEYVFGAATESVRRLLRLDESTGWLSVLHRIDREEVSQLRFTVMARDRGQPPKMDKATVVLNIRDENDNVPAIEIRKIGRIFLKDGVANVAEDVVVDTPIALVQVSDRDQGENGIVTCTVVGDVPFQLKPASEMEGEQNKKKYFLHTSAPLDYEATQEYNVVIVAVDSGSPSLASNNSVIVKVGDTNDNPPIFSQNVVEVSFLENNAPGERVTTVAAIDADSGKNAEIAYSLDSSVNGIFSIDADSGDIRVNTILDREQTERYEFKVIAKDKGVNTLQGSATVVVLVADKNDNEPKFMQDVFTFYVKENLEPNSPVGMVTVIDADKGQNAEMSLFIEEEEEIFSIENDTGTIFSTLSFDREQKTTYTFRVKAVDGGDPPRSATATVSLFVMDENDNAPMVTFPINSSYTLLPPSSNIGTVVRTVIATDTDTGINADLNYGIIGGNPFKLFEINGSFGVISLVGKLELKHYGLHRLVVQVSDRGQPSQTTTTLVHVYVNETLSNSTVVEVQVAKSLSTSLNTNIAGDPNYDLSKQRLSIVIGVVSGIMTVILIILVVVMARYCRPKNKNGYEAGKKDHEDFFTPQQHDKSKKPKKDKKKQKSKQPLYSSIVTVEASKPNGQRYDGVNEKLSDSPGMGRYRSVNGGPGSPDLARHYKSSSPLPTVQLHPQSPTAGKKHQAVQDLPPANTFVGTGDNISLGSDHCSEYSSQTINKYNKQTPGPCLT
- the pcdh7b gene encoding protocadherin-7b isoform X3, which translates into the protein MRTTGAVDYLYYCLLILQLVNQPAAKQVLRYRLAEEGPADVRVGNVAADLGIVAGSGEVTFTLESGSDFFKIDNITGELSTNERRIDREKLQQCQMIFDENECFIDFEVSVIGPAQSWVDLFEGKVIILDINDNTPSFPSPVLTLSVEENRPIGTLYLLPTATDRDFGRNGIERYELIQDNGENSRRLGSNGDSYSGGKRRFDEGASRSSVFELQVADTTDGEKQPQLIIKGALDREQRDSYELTLRVRDGGDPPRSSQAILRVMITDVNDNNPRFEKSVYEADLPENSSPGAPILQLKAADADVGVNGQIEYVFGAATESVRRLLRLDESTGWLSVLHRIDREEVSQLRFTVMARDRGQPPKMDKATVVLNIRDENDNVPAIEIRKIGRIFLKDGVANVAEDVVVDTPIALVQVSDRDQGENGIVTCTVVGDVPFQLKPASEMEGEQNKKKYFLHTSAPLDYEATQEYNVVIVAVDSGSPSLASNNSVIVKVGDTNDNPPIFSQNVVEVSFLENNAPGERVTTVAAIDADSGKNAEIAYSLDSSVNGIFSIDADSGDIRVNTILDREQTERYEFKVIAKDKGVNTLQGSATVVVLVADKNDNEPKFMQDVFTFYVKENLEPNSPVGMVTVIDADKGQNAEMSLFIEEEEEIFSIENDTGTIFSTLSFDREQKTTYTFRVKAVDGGDPPRSATATVSLFVMDENDNAPMVTFPINSSYTLLPPSSNIGTVVRTVIATDTDTGINADLNYGIIGGNPFKLFEINGSFGVISLVGKLELKHYGLHRLVVQVSDRGQPSQTTTTLVHVYVNETLSNSTVVEVQVAKSLSTSLNTNIAGDPNYDLSKQRLSIVIGVVSGIMTVILIILVVVMARYCRPKNKNGYEAGKKDHEDFFTPQQHDKSKKPKKDKKKQKSKQPLYSSIVTVEASKPNGQRYDGVNEKLSDSPGMGRYRSVNGGPGSPDLARHYKSSSPLPTVQLHPQSPTAGKKHQAVQDLPPANTFVGTGDNISLGSDHCSEYSSQTINKYNKQPFRRVTFSVVSQPQDPHQQGSLQSCYDSGLDESETPSSKSSSGPRLGALPLPEDSYERTTPDGSVGEAEHLENGEKEH